In one Anticarsia gemmatalis isolate Benzon Research Colony breed Stoneville strain chromosome 9, ilAntGemm2 primary, whole genome shotgun sequence genomic region, the following are encoded:
- the LOC142975723 gene encoding uncharacterized protein LOC142975723, which translates to MSYNLIWIFLLILQAFVASLPIQDRYDLSVIGIDQNSRDVSPEIPKYDDTADSGNEKVISVRITSSVAVGRGKEKLPYKPPTHKYEPEVQHFLPKTTPAEIGPTVPSSRSEETVSELPSDLPPNLVGANIEYIKQIHAKKDSKDHTIEPVHPFQTMVNQHSNENEPLTKIDEYDEDIPTARKVPSTPDANLFHERKENRHYQHSDVNVPIEVYNRHSHINFTTDSFAEPSANYGLRMNSESNTNGANETIPMIDQQTNKKENRDINSFVSNVNNYHSDDSIAESSIKSVEFAKTTATVPPSYIQGLTNEPLNERQNNQRLTTVSFNIVHDGAKSSNNNEASTSYITTSQVVPNHQQQFQEPAKIYSEPARIYSEPSKFYSEPAKIYSEPAKIYSEPAKVYSEPAKIYSEPAKFYSEPASLHLNENIPNVPSVPPNYPPWRRRPQRPIAGTTMNTTPISTITNTYQLGSTQMEHQPERNYEVDEKVSVLTDGRSHGVQETSTEKCKQDNCKVGYVVEGRQYKKYRVEERTADGFIVGEYGVVRNEDGALRGVRYTADSDASPRLIHDALMKFLQLK; encoded by the coding sequence atctTACAAGCTTTCGTGGCGTCGTTACCAATACAAGACCGGTACGATTTAAGCGTCATCGGTATCGATCAAAATTCTAGAGATGTTTCACCCGAAATACCAAAGTATGATGATACCGCAGATTCAGGAAACGAAAAAGTTATATCTGTGAGAATAACATCATCAGTTGCTGTCGGGCGAGGCAAAGAGAAATTACCTTATAAACCACCTACACACAAATATGAACCTGAAGTACAACACTTCCTGCCTAAAACTACTCCCGCGGAGATTGGACCAACGGTACCGAGCTCAAGATCTGAGGAGACTGTTTCGGAGCTCCCGTCAGATCTACCGCCAAATCTCGTAGGTGCCAATATAGagtatattaaacaaattcatGCAAAGAAAGATTCTAAGGACCACACCATAGAACCAGTTCATCCGTTTCAAACGATGGTAAACCAGCACTCGAATGAAAACGAACCTTTAACGAAAATCGACGAATACGACGAAGATATTCCAACCGCCAGAAAAGTTCCATCGACACCCGATGCTAACTTGTTTCATGAACGAAAAGAAAACCGTCACTATCAACATTCAGATGTTAATGTACCGATAGAGGTTTACAACAGACATAgtcatattaattttacaaccGACTCATTCGCCGAACCCTCTGCTAATTACGGTCTCAGAATGAATTCCGAAAGTAATACAAATGGAGCAAATGAAACTATACCAATGATTgatcaacaaacaaacaaaaaagagaATAGAGATATAAACTCGTTTGTTTCTAATGTTAATAACTATCATTCAGACGACTCAATCGCAGAATCTTCTATAAAATCTGTAGAATTTGCTAAAACTACGGCAACAGTGCCGCCAAGTTATATTCAAGGTCTAACGAATGAACCATTGAATGAAAGACAAAACAATCAAAGACTAACCACTGTGAGCTTTAACATAGTTCACGACGGAGCGAAGTCATCCAACAACAACGAAGCAAGTACCTCTTACATAACAACGAGTCAAGTTGTTCCCAACCACCAGCAACAATTTCAAGAACCGGCAAAAATATACAGTGAACCTGCCCGAATATACAGTGAACCATCTAAGTTTTATAGTGAACCGGCTAAAATTTACAGTGAACCAGCTAAAATATACAGTGAACCAGCTAAAGTGTACAGTGAACCGGCTAAAATTTATAGCGAACCAGCAAAGTTTTACAGTGAACCCGCTTCTTTGCATCTAAATGAAAACATTCCAAATGTACCAAGCGTCCCTCCAAATTATCCTCCCTGGAGGAGACGGCCTCAGCGTCCAATCGCAGGTACAACTATGAACACAACGCCAATTTCTACAATAACAAACACGTATCAACTTGGCAGCACACAAATGGAACATCAACCAGAAAGAAATTATGAAGTAGATGAGAAAGTGAGTGTGCTAACCGACGGTCGGAGTCACGGCGTACAGGAGACTAGTACTGAGAAGTGTAAACAAGATAATTGTAAGGTGGGGTATGTGGTAGAGGGTCGGCAGTACAAGAAGTACAGGGTGGAGGAGCGGACGGCGGACGGGTTCATCGTGGGCGAGTACGGCGTGGTGCGCAACGAGGACGGCGCGCTGCGCGGCGTGCGCTACACCGCCGACAGCGACGCCAGCCCGCGCCTCATTCACGACGCGCTCATGAAGTTCCTACAGCTCAAATAG